One segment of Carya illinoinensis cultivar Pawnee chromosome 13, C.illinoinensisPawnee_v1, whole genome shotgun sequence DNA contains the following:
- the LOC122292547 gene encoding calmodulin binding protein PICBP — MVQRKVTNKRRIQADHVKSEKLLANLKPSFQNQDGKSRVADLKRKMKKTRSIKLSDIESLRPSPMRRNVSQLGKPPPLGVPATAAIPQKQQPLIKASDVSPNYMKSTSCFEARKEQSQVSLRNTQTSFESKNISRRSCSSSKPSSASANKPARALTRTSSLKLVRTLTKTPSFKPVRASAKKSSRVVLCEDTNAQRATCASTLKDSKFPAYLMLSPGATESEGTSVMKVCPYTYCSLNGHRHSPLPPLKCFLSARRRLLKTQKSMQMEALSPQRPKLSSEGTEKIDTPKLIFEDKPTHNEDDFGNLAALPFAVEGSVDYFIEIYAKIKHEDTVAGDIEEHNDIMSINDWGDAAVSVYRDEQEVIGSLPDGSPEIEVDFEDKTEQHGDTTSREMDRTESFPGEQVEDADEDFLRIFAQEKTNMGTTFCTDSDEGEWAGSEVTDMEWEEGHLTPSEQDSEADYSIKIDAKSELNVGCSIDQNLNFHNEYVIISDDNVSSCNEVILAAVPRELFAEEESACSEAQYDEGDSELDILSQNLEIHEYSLAFERINCNQMSSNENAFEESKTAEDENGESEKKLISTEIPSAPMEESFAEPSANSEDSHEKSGVEAENLIPETNPQLGDDETNCTSKATDEASNYKQMHTTLQDAGDGIEQKELADDANIMVEVQAFDFSCAYSEADQVSTEVDNDKSHKMALARQPDDTAEDWNSSEHIDGDGLAKETQTNVSDGHSDSSSVVEDQNLEKGQREAKSFKISSSMDDARQSNPGLKKSNSAEECVEEVENMEVEDKSELEAADASKIIDGITSPEIKTTYLPAGSNSTQEFPDSSKSQKWKTRCKRRVNDEKELRKFNPREPNYLPIVPDPEAEKVDLKHQMEDERRNAEEWMLDYHLQQAVTKLAPARKRKVALLVEAFETVMPTSKYETRLRNTAAFVHARPVQACS, encoded by the coding sequence CCATCCCACAGAAGCAGCAGCCTCTGATCAAAGCATCTGATGTTTCGCCAAATTACATGAAGTCCACAAGCTGTTTTGAAGCAAGGAAGGAGCAGTCTCAGGTGAGTCTTCGAAATACCCAAACTAGTTTTGAAAGCAAGAATATCAGTAGAAGAAGTTGTAGCAGTTCAAAACCAAGCTCTGCTTCTGCTAATAAACCAGCAAGAGCTTTAACAAGGACGTCTAGTTTGAAGCTGGTGAGGACTTTAACAAAGACCCCCAGTTTCAAGCCAGTTAGAGCTTCGGCTAAAAAGTCTTCCAGGGTTGTTCTTTGTGAAGATACGAATGCACAGAGAGCAACCTGTGCTTCAACTCTGAAGGACTCAAAGTTTCCAGCATACCTTATGCTTAGTCCAGGGGCAACTGAATCTGAAGGAACTTCAGTCATGAAAGTATGCCCCTACACGTACTGTTCTCTTAACGGTCATCGCCACTCTCCTTTGCCCCCATTGAAGTGCTTCTTGTCGGCAAGGAGACGCTTGTTGAAGACCCAGAAAAGTATGCAAATGGAAGCCCTAAGCCCACAAAGACCGAAGCTGTCCAGTGAAGGAACAGAAAAAATTGATACTCCTAAGTTGATCTTTGAGGACAAGCCTACGCATAACGAAGATGATTTTGGTAACTTGGCTGCGCTTCCTTTCGCAGTAGAAGGGAGCGTAGATTATTTCATAGAAATCTATGCCAAAATAAAGCACGAGGACACTGTTGCTGGAGATATTGAGGAGCATAATGATATCATGTCTATAAATGATTGGGGAGATGCAGCAGTGTCGGTGTACAGGGACGAACAAGAAGTGATAGGGAGCCTCCCTGATGGATCGCCAGAAATTGAGGTTGATTTTGAAGACAAGACTGAACAACATGGTGATACTACATCTAGAGAAATGGATAGGACAGAGAGCTTTCCTGGAGAACAAGTAGAAGATGCGGATGAAGACTTCTTACGTATCTTCGctcaagaaaaaacaaacatggGGACGACCTTCTGCACTGATAGCGATGAAGGGGAATGGGCTGGTTCTGAAGTTACTGATATGGAATGGGAGGAGGGGCATCTTACTCCTTCAGAGCAAGATAGTGAAGCTGATTATTCAATCAAGATTGATGCCAAATCTGAACTGAATGTTGGTTGTTCAATTGACCAGAATCTGAATTTTCATAATGAGTATGTGATCATATCAGATGACAACGTTAGTAGCTGCAATGAAGTGATTCTGGCCGCCGTACCACGAGAGCTGTTTGCAGAGGAGGAAAGCGCATGCTCTGAGGCGCAATATGATGAGGGGGATTCTGAACTAGATATTCTGAGTCAGAACTTAGAGATTCATGAATATAGCCTAGCCTTCGAGAGAATAAATTGCAACCAAATGTCTTCAAATGAAAATGCATTTGAGGAATCAAAAACTGCTGAAGATGAAAATGGAGAGTCGGAGAAAAAGTTAATCAGCACCGAGATCCCTTCAGCTCCTATGGAGGAGTCATTTGCGGAACCAAGTGCAAATAGCGAGGACAGTCACGAGAAGAGCGGAGTTGAAGCAGAGAACCTGATTCCTGAAACTAATCCTCAACTTGGAGATGATGAAACTAATTGCACCAGCAAAGCAACGGATGAAGCTTCAAATTATAAGCAGATGCATACAACTCTCCAAGATGCCGGAGATGGAATCGAGCAGAAAGAGCTAGCAGATGACGCCAATATAATGGTTGAAGTCCAAGCTTTTGATTTCTCTTGCGCTTACTCTGAAGCGGACCAAGTCAGTACCGAGGTTGATAATGATAAAAGCCACAAGATGGCCCTAGCTCGCCAGCCTGATGACACAGCTGAAGACTGGAATTCAAGTGAACATATTGATGGTGACGGCTTAGCCAAGGAGACTCAAACTAATGTGTCTGATGGGCACTCTGATAGCTCCAGTGTTGTTGAGGACCAGAACTTGGAGAAAGGCCAAAGGGAAGCAAAGAGTTTCAAAATCTCTAGTTCCATGGATGATGCGAGGCAAAGCAATCCAGGGTTGAAGAAATCAAATTCAGCTGAAGAGTGCGTAGAAGAAGTTGAAAACATGGAAGTGGAAGACAAAAGCGAGTTAGAGGCTGCAGATGCATCGAAAATAATCGATGGTATAACCAGTCCAGAAATCAAGACAACATACTTGCCTGCTGGGAGCAATTCCACCCAAGAATTTCCCGACTCTAGCAAGAGTCAGAAATGGAAAACTAGATGCAAGAGGCGAGTCAACGATGAGAAGGAATTGAGGAAATTCAACCCACGAGAACCAAACTATCTGCCTATAGTTCCCGATCCAGAAGCAGAAAAGGTTGATCTGAAGCATCAAATGGAGGATGAAAGAAGAAATGCAGAGGAGTGGATGCTCGATTACCACCTTCAACAGGCTGTTACCAAACTCGCTCCGGCTAGGAAGAGGAAGGTGGCACTACTTGTTGAAGCTTTTGAAACAGTCATGCCGACATCCAAATACGAGACCCGCTTGAGGAATACAGCAGCCTTTGTTCATGCAAGACCCGTGCAAGCTTGCAGCTAA